From the genome of Acropora palmata chromosome 4, jaAcrPala1.3, whole genome shotgun sequence, one region includes:
- the LOC141879037 gene encoding uncharacterized protein LOC141879037 — protein MADQDNLDAIALLDNNPRQRLARGDNDGEPLNVNQGDGDSEEPFPESAPVFTPLKMYLRVTGLWYPKAAVEEEAIRKEVVKTIVQLTILGVLLLNYCYELGVFGSHTLVDIEYNETVTTIKNVIWFARMPLMYMLGIFYFRKRHFDNLLQMVNLRARCWRKAKKAIYASFFAVIAFAFVLPLSSKAVQMTLYGQVEKNQTFTPKQMSMNLGFSAVARFFSLPMVFVCILAVCIISSDVCQFKRAIQQWPANEEEEARGRFINIKRVIRNAQKAFQPFLGTQLVFLCVLLLPSIFSVVERFQDEASYKMTLIGPSNIKKASRNDVNTGNAIFVNSTASSLPLDEGEGLHSIRSPQLFTVMESREQAWRREVTEQTKIETSWQGIIIVFCGGLSDFLEMFFVYSLPLVLLTRLHNLMTSLSDVVQNLEFAEQIENGFLFQERRVLKDILKDLLSAKGIQILRMNLTGVKAVFITLLTPFLTTAFNLLFLDVKLKS, from the coding sequence ATGGCTGATCAAGACAACCTTGATGCAATTGCTCTTCTTGACAACAACCCAAGACAACGTCTTGCGCGTGGCGACAATGATGGCGAACCCTTAAATGTAAATCAAGGGGATGGCGACTCAGAAGAACCCTTCCCAGAATCTGCTCCCGTATTTACTCCTCTCAAGATGTATCTCCGTGTAACAGGTCTGTGGTATCCTAAAGCAGCGGTCGAAGAAGAGGCGATCAGGAAAGAAGTGGTCAAAACCATCGTACAGTTAACCATTCTTGGTGTCCTACTGCTCAACTACTGTTATGAACTAGGCGTCTTTGGCAGTCACACCTTGGTTGATATCGAATACAACGAAACTGTGACGACAATCAAGAATGTTATATGGTTCGCTCGGATGCCCCTGATGTACATGTTaggtatattttattttcggaAGCGTCATTTCGATAACTTGTTGCAAATGGTCAACTTACGTGCTCGATGCTGGAGGAAAGCGAAGAAGGCCATTTATGCGTCATTCTTTGCTGTGATAGCCTTTGCCTTTGTCCTGCCTCTGAGTTCCAAAGCTGTCCAGATGACGTTGTACGGTCAAGTGgaaaagaatcaaacattcaCGCCCAAGCAAATGTCGATGAACCTTGGATTTTCTGCTGTGGCTCGCTTCTTTTCCTTGCCGATGGTCTTTGTATGCATTCTCGCAGTATGCATTATCTCCAGTGACGTTTGCCAATTCAAGAGGGCCATCCAGCAATGGCCGGCCAATGAGGAAGAGGAAGCAAGAGGCAGGTTTATCAACATTAAACGCGTGATACGGAATGCCCAAAAGGCCTTCCAACCATTCTTAGGCACCCAACTGGTTTTCCTGTGTGTCCTGCTGCTTCCGTCAATATTCTCTGTCGTTGAGCGCTTCCAAGACGAGGCTAGTTACAAGATGACACTAATTGGTCCATCGAATATCAAGAAAGCTTCTAGGAACGATGTCAACACCGGAAATGCGATTTTCGTGAACTCAACTGCAAGCAGTTTGCCACTCGATGAGGGCGAAGGTCTCCACAGCATACGTTCGCCGCAGTTGTTTACAGTAATGGAGAGCAGGGAGCAAGCTTGGCGCCGAGAAGTaacagaacaaacaaaaatcgAGACATCATGGCAGGGAATTATAATCGTCTTCTGCGGAGGTCTATCCGATTTTCTGGAAATGTTCTTCGTGTACAGCCTCCCATTGGTGCTTCTAACGAGGTTACACAACCTAATGACAAGTCTATCGGATGTAGTACAAAACCTCGAATTCGCCGAACAAATTGAGAACGGGTTCCTCTTTCAGGAAAGAAGAGTATTAAAAGACATACTGAAAGATTTATTATCAGCAAAAGGCATTCAAATACTGCGAATGAATTTAACAGGAGTCAAGGCCGTTTTCATAACACTTCTGACGCCTTTCCTGACAACTGCATTCAATCTGCTGTTTTTGGATGTTAAACTGAAGTCTTAA